One genomic region from Candidatus Scalindua japonica encodes:
- a CDS encoding aspartate aminotransferase family protein, which yields MNKSEILANYDNYVIPNYSRHPFVIARGDGVHLWDTDGKRYLDLFSGWAVSSLGHCHPVVTKAMQEQAATLVHVPNIFYSEPQGRLAKYISGNSFQGQCFFCNSGAEANEAAIKLARIHSSKKGKYKIITMKDSFHGRTLATVTATAQPKYHNGFAPLIEGFAYVSFNNLKEIEDAIDDKTCGIMLEPIQGEGGINVADKEYMKGLRKICDDNDILLILDEVQCGMGRTGKYFAYQHYDITPDIMTLAKSLGNGTAVGAMETSKEIAGSLVPGSHASTFGGNPLACAASAAVFEVIESEGLLDNATKMGNYSFEQIRNISKELDVIKEVRGIGLMIGVELKIPAAEVVKRCMEKGLLLNCTHDTVIRIMPQLNITKEYIDQGLFILKDILKTVN from the coding sequence ATGAATAAAAGTGAAATACTGGCAAACTATGATAATTACGTAATTCCAAATTACTCTCGACATCCTTTTGTAATCGCAAGGGGTGATGGGGTGCATCTTTGGGATACTGACGGTAAGCGATACCTGGACCTCTTTTCCGGATGGGCAGTAAGTTCCTTGGGGCATTGTCATCCTGTAGTAACGAAGGCAATGCAGGAACAGGCAGCAACGTTGGTGCATGTTCCTAATATTTTCTATTCTGAACCCCAGGGGCGTCTTGCAAAATATATTTCTGGAAACTCTTTTCAAGGACAATGTTTTTTTTGTAACAGTGGAGCGGAAGCAAATGAGGCAGCTATAAAATTAGCAAGAATTCATAGCTCAAAAAAAGGTAAATATAAAATTATCACGATGAAAGACTCGTTTCACGGGAGGACCCTTGCAACCGTAACGGCAACCGCTCAACCAAAGTACCATAACGGCTTTGCTCCACTTATCGAGGGCTTTGCGTATGTATCATTTAATAACCTGAAAGAAATTGAAGATGCTATAGATGATAAAACATGTGGTATTATGCTTGAACCGATCCAGGGAGAGGGCGGGATTAATGTGGCAGATAAAGAATACATGAAGGGGTTGAGAAAGATTTGTGATGACAACGATATACTCTTGATTCTTGATGAGGTTCAATGTGGAATGGGAAGAACAGGAAAGTATTTTGCCTATCAGCATTACGACATAACACCTGATATTATGACGCTTGCTAAATCTCTTGGAAATGGCACTGCCGTGGGTGCTATGGAGACAAGTAAAGAGATTGCGGGGAGCCTGGTGCCGGGAAGTCATGCTTCAACATTTGGAGGCAATCCTCTTGCCTGCGCAGCATCAGCCGCTGTATTTGAAGTTATTGAATCGGAAGGATTGTTGGATAATGCGACAAAGATGGGTAATTATTCTTTTGAACAAATAAGAAACATTTCAAAGGAGCTTGACGTTATTAAAGAGGTGAGAGGCATCGGCTTGATGATAGGTGTTGAGCTCAAAATCCCTGCTGCAGAAGTAGTAAAGAGGTGTATGGAAAAGGGGCTGCTGCTGAATTGTACGCATGATACAGTGATAAGAATCATGCCGCAGCTAAATATTACAAAGGAATATATCGATCAGGGCCTGTTTATTTTGAAGGACATATTGAAAACGGTCAATTAG